One Microlunatus soli genomic window carries:
- a CDS encoding glycoside hydrolase domain-containing protein → MRSLLRSAGLSLLLGWLLVASLVVRASAAEPAPGSFTGKGFDACTAPTSAAMDAWLASPYRAVGVYIGGNNRACTQPQLTASWVAHQQATGWHLLPIYLGLQAPCTTSNKKHLIDPVQAATQGRAEADAAVVAAGALGLPPGSILIFDMEAYAADNPPCTATVLTFLGAWTARLHDRGYFSAVYGSLASTVRDLVEDYHSTRRPRPDYLYFARYDGIADTTNPAIPISSWSGHRRIHQYRGGHNETYAGVTINIDNDYVDIRPLPRPSFNDFNGNGWTDLLAREAGSGDVYLYPGNGTNLGGRSKIAGRWTDAFAITRWGDFDGDRRDDLIVRTNTTGELWLYPGTGAGLATRVRLATGWNSRWETTAVGDLTADGNPDLVARDQASGFLYLYPGRGRSLGTRVSLGPDWNTMSELTGIGDLTGDRRPDLLARHTGSGTLYLYPGNGSGLGPRISLGGGWSNYRNLVGVGDFDRNGYPDLMAVGSSTGNLYLFAGRKDGLQSRIILSHGTWGGRSPLF, encoded by the coding sequence ATGCGATCCTTGCTGCGATCTGCTGGGCTCTCGTTGCTGCTCGGATGGCTTCTCGTCGCCTCCCTGGTGGTCCGTGCCTCGGCAGCGGAGCCGGCACCCGGATCGTTCACCGGCAAGGGATTCGACGCCTGCACTGCCCCGACCTCCGCCGCGATGGACGCCTGGCTGGCGTCCCCGTACCGGGCGGTCGGCGTCTACATCGGCGGCAACAACCGGGCCTGTACGCAACCGCAATTGACCGCGTCCTGGGTGGCCCATCAGCAGGCGACGGGGTGGCACCTGCTGCCGATCTATCTCGGGTTGCAGGCGCCGTGCACCACCTCGAACAAGAAGCACCTGATCGATCCGGTGCAGGCCGCGACGCAGGGACGAGCGGAGGCGGATGCGGCCGTCGTCGCCGCCGGAGCGCTCGGGCTGCCACCCGGCAGCATCCTGATCTTCGATATGGAGGCCTATGCCGCCGACAACCCTCCCTGCACCGCAACCGTGCTGACCTTCCTCGGTGCCTGGACCGCACGGCTGCACGATCGCGGTTACTTCTCCGCGGTGTACGGCAGCCTGGCCTCGACGGTGCGTGACCTGGTCGAGGACTACCACTCCACCCGCCGGCCGCGGCCCGACTATCTGTACTTCGCCCGCTACGACGGGATCGCCGACACCACCAATCCGGCGATCCCGATCAGCTCCTGGAGTGGGCATCGGCGGATCCACCAGTATCGCGGCGGCCACAACGAGACCTACGCCGGTGTCACGATCAACATCGACAACGACTACGTCGACATCCGACCGTTGCCGCGGCCGAGCTTCAACGACTTCAACGGCAACGGGTGGACCGACCTGCTGGCCCGCGAGGCCGGATCGGGCGACGTGTACCTCTATCCCGGCAACGGGACCAATCTGGGCGGTCGCTCCAAGATCGCCGGTCGATGGACCGACGCCTTCGCGATCACCCGGTGGGGAGACTTCGACGGCGACCGCCGCGACGACCTGATCGTCCGTACCAACACCACCGGTGAGTTGTGGCTCTATCCCGGCACCGGGGCGGGATTGGCCACCCGGGTCCGGCTGGCGACCGGCTGGAACTCCCGCTGGGAGACCACCGCCGTCGGCGACCTCACCGCCGACGGCAACCCGGACCTGGTGGCCCGGGACCAGGCGTCGGGCTTCCTGTACCTCTACCCCGGACGCGGGCGGAGCCTGGGCACGCGGGTGAGTCTGGGGCCGGACTGGAACACGATGAGTGAGCTGACCGGCATCGGTGACCTGACCGGTGATCGGCGGCCCGACCTGTTGGCCCGGCACACCGGATCCGGCACGCTGTATCTCTACCCCGGCAACGGATCCGGGCTCGGCCCGCGGATCAGCCTCGGCGGCGGCTGGTCCAACTACCGCAATCTGGTCGGGGTCGGCGACTTCGACCGCAACGGCTACCCCGACCTGATGGCCGTCGGATCGTCGACCGGCAACCTGTACCTGTTTGCGGGACGGAAGGACGGTCTGCAATCCCGGATCATCCTGTCGCACGGGACATGGGGCGGCCGGTCGCCACTGTTCTGA
- a CDS encoding glycoside hydrolase family 2 TIM barrel-domain containing protein, whose amino-acid sequence MIVDQLRLHEDPIPGAGRRRPRADLLSDAPQLSLNGQWRFRLSPTADGTGPAWADPGTDDQDWDEITVPGHWVLQGHDAPRYTNTAFPFPIDPPRVPTENPTGDYRLGFTVPDDWPSGRSVLRFQGVDSCGTVWLNGELLGHSKGSRLPFEFDVTDRLRPGPNLLAVRVHRWSSGSYLEDQDMWWLPGIFRDVELLSRPDGCIDDVFVHADFDPTTGSGNLRVDCDPAARIDIPELELSCVPGSATVIPAVQPWSAERPRLYDVLIRTPGEQVTVRTGFRRIEIVDGRLLVNGAPVLLRGVNRHEHHPDHGRSLDRQTMITDVLMMKQAGINAVRTAHYPPHPEFLRLCDEYGLWVVDECDLETHGFIYAGWQGNPVDEPQWRDAVLDRIGRMVERDKNHPSVIVWSLANESWCGRNLEEAAGWIHDRDPSRPLHYERDPSYRYSDFSSLMYPDLDQLEQIGRRLEPTPPSIEPGSADDRRRRTLPFLLCEYGHAMGNGPGSLQDYQDILQRHDRFAGAFVWEWIDHGLNGVTPEGISYVRHGADLPGRPNGGRYCLNGLVFADRSPSPALAEYAAVIQPVQITGGDHGLIIRNRYDMLDLDHLDFAWQLEEDGVPTADGTLAVPACPPRSTVTVPMPVDADVASTATAGSVERWLTITVTLAEATGWAPAGQRVATSQVQLPNGSSSQPLSSSREISPTTEHDQLRLGPATFDTASGELTDLDGVPIGGPIIDVWRAPIENDRGQGRRNTMAADWAAVGLDRFLHRTDAVDADDAGVTVAVRSGPATQTLGFRSTSRWSADHDQLDARRLRLQFDAEPAGIWDGTPHGDYHVTPPRVGLRFRLPADYTDVRWFGLGPQETYRDSRSAGRVGRYAATIDDLQVNYPVPQENGNHLQTRWLELSGPGLPTLRFAGEPTFDFTVRRWTSEALERARHPHDLVDSGSVWLNIDHGQQGLGSASCGPALPDRYRMPVRPYRYAVTISTKSIT is encoded by the coding sequence GTGATCGTTGATCAACTACGCCTGCACGAGGACCCGATCCCCGGCGCCGGCCGGCGCCGGCCGCGTGCCGATCTGCTGTCCGATGCGCCCCAGCTCTCACTGAACGGGCAGTGGCGCTTCCGGCTGAGTCCGACGGCCGACGGCACCGGTCCGGCGTGGGCCGATCCCGGTACCGATGATCAGGACTGGGATGAGATCACCGTCCCGGGTCACTGGGTGTTGCAGGGCCACGATGCGCCGCGGTACACCAACACCGCGTTCCCGTTCCCGATCGACCCGCCACGGGTGCCGACAGAGAACCCGACCGGCGACTACCGCCTCGGGTTCACCGTTCCGGACGATTGGCCGTCCGGCCGTAGCGTGCTGCGCTTCCAGGGTGTCGACTCCTGCGGAACCGTTTGGCTCAACGGCGAACTGCTGGGCCATTCCAAGGGCAGCCGGCTACCGTTCGAGTTCGACGTCACCGATCGGCTCCGGCCAGGTCCCAATCTGCTGGCCGTCCGGGTCCATCGCTGGTCCTCCGGCAGCTACCTGGAGGACCAGGACATGTGGTGGCTGCCCGGCATCTTCCGCGATGTCGAGTTGCTGTCCCGGCCGGACGGCTGCATCGACGACGTCTTCGTGCACGCCGACTTCGATCCGACCACCGGTTCGGGCAACCTTCGGGTGGACTGCGACCCCGCGGCCCGGATCGACATCCCCGAACTCGAGCTGAGCTGCGTCCCCGGCAGCGCGACGGTGATTCCCGCGGTGCAGCCGTGGAGCGCGGAACGTCCACGGCTGTACGACGTCCTGATCCGCACCCCCGGCGAACAGGTCACGGTCCGCACCGGCTTCCGCCGGATAGAGATCGTCGACGGACGGCTGCTGGTGAACGGCGCACCGGTCCTGCTCCGCGGCGTCAATCGGCACGAACACCATCCCGATCATGGTCGATCCCTGGACCGGCAGACCATGATCACCGACGTGCTGATGATGAAACAGGCGGGGATCAACGCGGTCCGCACCGCGCACTATCCCCCGCACCCGGAATTCCTCCGGCTCTGCGACGAGTACGGATTGTGGGTGGTGGACGAGTGCGACCTGGAGACCCACGGATTCATCTACGCGGGTTGGCAGGGCAATCCGGTCGATGAGCCGCAGTGGCGGGATGCGGTGCTGGACCGGATCGGCCGGATGGTCGAACGGGACAAGAACCATCCGTCGGTGATCGTCTGGTCGCTGGCCAACGAGAGCTGGTGCGGGCGGAACCTGGAGGAGGCGGCCGGCTGGATCCACGACCGCGACCCGAGCCGGCCGCTGCACTACGAGCGCGACCCGAGCTATCGCTATTCCGACTTCTCCAGCCTGATGTATCCCGACCTTGATCAGTTGGAACAGATCGGTCGGCGCCTGGAGCCCACGCCACCGAGCATCGAGCCTGGCTCGGCCGATGACCGCCGCCGACGGACGCTGCCCTTCCTGCTCTGCGAATACGGCCACGCGATGGGCAACGGTCCGGGATCACTGCAGGACTATCAGGACATCCTGCAACGCCATGATCGTTTTGCTGGTGCGTTCGTCTGGGAATGGATCGATCACGGCCTGAACGGTGTCACGCCGGAGGGCATCAGCTACGTCCGGCACGGCGCCGATCTCCCCGGCCGACCCAACGGTGGCCGCTACTGCCTGAACGGGCTGGTCTTCGCCGACCGGAGCCCGTCACCGGCGCTGGCCGAATACGCCGCCGTCATCCAGCCGGTGCAGATCACCGGCGGTGATCACGGACTGATCATCCGGAACCGCTACGACATGCTCGACCTGGATCATCTCGACTTTGCCTGGCAGCTGGAGGAGGATGGCGTCCCGACCGCCGACGGGACGCTCGCCGTCCCGGCCTGCCCGCCGCGCAGCACCGTCACCGTCCCGATGCCTGTGGATGCCGATGTCGCGAGCACCGCAACGGCCGGCAGTGTCGAACGGTGGCTGACCATCACCGTGACACTCGCCGAGGCGACCGGCTGGGCGCCGGCAGGCCAGCGGGTTGCGACCTCCCAGGTGCAGCTGCCGAACGGTTCATCGTCGCAGCCGTTGAGCTCGAGCCGCGAGATCAGCCCGACGACCGAGCATGATCAGCTCCGGTTGGGTCCGGCGACGTTCGACACCGCCTCCGGTGAGCTGACCGACCTGGACGGTGTGCCGATCGGCGGTCCGATCATCGACGTCTGGCGGGCACCGATCGAGAACGACCGCGGTCAGGGTCGACGCAACACGATGGCCGCCGACTGGGCCGCCGTCGGTCTTGATCGTTTCTTGCACCGCACCGATGCCGTCGACGCCGACGACGCAGGAGTCACGGTCGCGGTGCGCAGCGGTCCGGCGACCCAGACGTTGGGCTTCCGATCGACCTCCCGATGGTCGGCCGATCATGATCAACTCGATGCTCGACGGCTACGGCTGCAGTTCGACGCCGAGCCGGCCGGGATCTGGGACGGTACACCGCACGGCGACTATCACGTCACACCGCCCAGGGTCGGTCTACGGTTCCGGCTGCCGGCCGACTACACCGATGTGCGCTGGTTCGGACTCGGGCCCCAGGAGACCTATCGGGACAGTCGATCGGCCGGCCGGGTCGGCCGGTATGCGGCCACCATCGACGACCTGCAGGTGAACTACCCGGTGCCGCAGGAGAACGGCAATCACCTGCAGACCCGGTGGCTGGAGTTGTCGGGTCCGGGGCTGCCGACGCTGCGCTTCGCCGGCGAGCCGACCTTCGATTTCACCGTACGGCGCTGGACCAGTGAGGCACTGGAGCGGGCCAGGCATCCCCACGACCTGGTCGACTCCGGCTCGGTCTGGCTGAACATCGATCATGGTCAGCAGGGTCTCGGGTCGGCCTCCTGCGGACCGGCACTGCCCGACCGCTACCGGATGCCGGTCCGACCCTACCGTTACGCGGTGACGATCTCTACGAAGTCGATCACCTGA
- a CDS encoding phosphotransferase, whose amino-acid sequence MSRIRVEQAEQLPRFGALRPEPPAEVLDRLSGAEPGSTWTARQLGDHGGYPNGGLWRVTADRSRSPGPTTAVVKRTGPAYLGTFPAWHLHSDQSEPHWWGREAEFYRSELATTGWTDDVRPARCYVDEHDGCCDLWLEDVADIPAPFEVCRRAVVGLAHWQVAHPAAQHRQLPDSWIPSHLALQGLDNDRTLAHPGWPSAFERGVDPALRELVRQRLTDPAEIARLLSDLPQVLTHYDFHNGNIGTVGDRIVLFDWAYLGRGPIGHDAGHLALTLEPRGVVDPVQAWDILQTTYCEALIDAGWAGDPAVVGRSMALSNRLRLGWGVDHLLGLADRATEAQLAAESRRLMFIARLAS is encoded by the coding sequence GTGTCGCGCATCCGTGTCGAACAGGCCGAACAGCTGCCGCGATTCGGCGCGCTCCGCCCGGAGCCGCCCGCGGAGGTTCTCGACCGGTTGTCCGGCGCGGAACCGGGAAGCACCTGGACAGCTCGGCAGCTGGGTGATCACGGTGGCTATCCCAACGGTGGCCTGTGGCGAGTGACCGCGGACCGGTCCCGCTCCCCAGGTCCGACAACCGCCGTGGTGAAGCGGACGGGCCCGGCCTACCTCGGCACCTTCCCTGCCTGGCATCTGCACTCCGATCAGTCCGAGCCGCACTGGTGGGGACGGGAGGCGGAGTTCTACCGATCCGAACTGGCGACCACCGGGTGGACCGACGACGTCCGGCCTGCCCGGTGCTACGTCGATGAACATGACGGCTGCTGTGATCTGTGGCTGGAGGACGTGGCCGACATCCCGGCGCCCTTCGAGGTCTGCCGACGTGCCGTCGTCGGCCTGGCCCACTGGCAGGTTGCTCATCCGGCCGCGCAGCATCGGCAACTCCCGGACAGCTGGATCCCCAGCCATCTCGCCCTCCAGGGATTGGACAACGACCGCACGCTGGCCCATCCCGGCTGGCCGTCAGCGTTCGAGCGCGGCGTCGATCCGGCGCTGCGAGAGCTCGTCCGACAGCGTCTCACCGACCCGGCCGAGATCGCCCGACTGCTGTCGGATCTACCGCAGGTGTTGACCCATTACGACTTCCACAACGGCAACATCGGCACCGTGGGCGATCGGATCGTCCTCTTCGATTGGGCCTACCTCGGGCGGGGGCCGATCGGACACGATGCGGGTCACCTGGCGCTGACCCTCGAACCACGCGGTGTCGTCGACCCGGTCCAGGCCTGGGACATCCTGCAGACCACCTACTGCGAGGCTCTGATCGACGCGGGCTGGGCCGGCGATCCTGCCGTCGTCGGCCGATCGATGGCGCTGTCCAATCGTCTTCGACTCGGCTGGGGTGTCGACCACCTGCTCGGCCTGGCCGACCGGGCGACCGAGGCTCAGCTTGCCGCCGAGTCACGACGGTTGATGTTCATCGCCCGGCTCGCTTCATGA
- a CDS encoding glycoside hydrolase family 127 protein: MLTDTNSSPYAIMTSVPARSVRLTGDGPVTALRQRALDVTIPSMGAVMFDPELAHAYQNFLLASGELDGERSGPPFMDGDLYKWLESATVAAADSGDQQLLDRLATAAPAIANAQRSDGYLQTKTIIARNSGEDVEPLERSMDFETYNLGHLMTLACVHLRTTGDDSFLGPALKAAEYLITAAEQTPERLSDCNICPSHYMGTIELYRTTGDPRHLRLATRLLELHGGKGKAGTDDNQDVVAIRDQRRAVGHAVRANYLYAGMADLALETGDQKLITALNSIWDDLIGSKLYVTGGCGALYDGASPDAGQDYWSVTKVHQSYGRPYQLPQVTAYNESCASLGLIMWAWRMLTLTGEGRYADEIERVIHNALPAMIGTDGVSYFYTNPLRQVRHLPYPLRRPGDPGDTVPPPSQERGRQEYMKHAFCCPPNVARVIAELPYYCYSTGADGLWIHQYVDGTAELELAGRPITVQQHTRYPADGEVIISVRSAEPVAAQIRLRIPGWSTGATVRVDGEPIDRIEKGYAVLDRTWHNDEISIDLDLRPRMMVANHFTEETINQVCVQRGPVVYCIESADLPDGVGIEQVALPTSISWQEQPGAGLFTGHTLLTGVAAQLPPPTAPRQLYAELDPTPPTELAVTMVPYARWANRGSGEMSVWFPVLRDVHNQEGN; this comes from the coding sequence ATGCTCACCGACACCAACTCCAGCCCGTACGCGATCATGACCTCGGTGCCGGCCCGCTCGGTCCGTCTGACCGGCGACGGGCCGGTCACCGCGTTGCGGCAACGAGCTCTGGACGTCACGATCCCGTCGATGGGCGCGGTGATGTTCGATCCCGAGCTGGCCCACGCCTACCAGAATTTCCTGCTCGCCTCGGGCGAGCTGGACGGTGAGCGTTCCGGGCCGCCCTTCATGGACGGCGATCTGTACAAGTGGCTGGAGTCGGCAACGGTGGCTGCCGCCGACTCCGGCGATCAGCAGTTGCTGGACCGGTTGGCCACGGCCGCGCCGGCCATCGCCAACGCCCAGCGATCCGACGGCTATCTGCAGACCAAGACGATCATCGCGCGGAACTCCGGCGAGGATGTCGAACCGCTGGAACGGTCGATGGACTTCGAGACCTACAACCTCGGCCACCTGATGACCCTGGCCTGCGTGCACCTGCGGACCACCGGCGACGACTCCTTCCTGGGACCTGCGCTGAAGGCCGCCGAGTATCTGATCACCGCGGCCGAGCAGACACCGGAACGGCTGTCCGACTGCAACATCTGCCCGTCGCACTACATGGGCACGATCGAGCTCTATCGCACCACCGGCGATCCGCGGCACCTGCGTTTGGCGACTCGGCTGCTGGAACTCCATGGTGGCAAGGGAAAGGCGGGCACTGACGACAACCAGGACGTCGTCGCCATCCGGGATCAGCGCCGCGCGGTCGGCCATGCCGTCCGCGCCAACTACCTGTACGCCGGGATGGCCGATCTGGCCCTGGAGACCGGTGATCAGAAGTTGATCACCGCACTGAACAGCATCTGGGACGACCTGATCGGCAGCAAGCTGTATGTCACCGGCGGCTGCGGCGCCCTCTACGACGGCGCCTCACCCGATGCCGGCCAGGACTACTGGTCGGTCACCAAGGTGCACCAGTCCTACGGGCGGCCCTACCAGCTGCCACAGGTGACGGCCTACAACGAGTCCTGCGCGTCCCTCGGACTGATCATGTGGGCCTGGCGGATGCTGACACTGACCGGTGAGGGTCGCTACGCCGACGAGATCGAACGGGTCATCCACAACGCGCTGCCGGCCATGATCGGCACCGACGGGGTCAGCTACTTCTACACCAACCCGTTGCGCCAGGTCCGACACCTGCCGTACCCGCTGCGCCGGCCCGGCGATCCCGGCGACACCGTGCCGCCACCGTCGCAGGAGCGCGGCCGGCAGGAGTACATGAAACACGCCTTCTGCTGCCCGCCCAATGTGGCCCGGGTGATCGCCGAACTGCCCTACTACTGCTACTCAACCGGTGCCGACGGTCTGTGGATCCATCAGTACGTCGACGGAACGGCCGAGCTCGAGCTGGCCGGCCGACCGATCACCGTGCAGCAACACACTCGCTATCCCGCCGACGGTGAGGTGATCATCAGCGTCCGGTCCGCCGAGCCGGTGGCCGCGCAGATCCGGCTGCGGATCCCGGGCTGGTCGACCGGTGCGACCGTGCGGGTCGACGGCGAGCCGATCGACCGGATCGAGAAGGGCTACGCCGTCCTGGATCGGACCTGGCACAACGACGAGATCAGTATCGACCTCGACCTCCGGCCGCGGATGATGGTGGCCAACCACTTCACCGAGGAAACGATCAACCAGGTCTGCGTGCAACGCGGTCCGGTCGTCTACTGCATCGAATCGGCCGATCTTCCCGATGGCGTCGGGATCGAGCAGGTCGCGCTGCCGACCTCGATCAGCTGGCAGGAACAGCCCGGTGCCGGTCTGTTCACCGGGCATACCCTGCTGACCGGGGTCGCGGCGCAGCTGCCGCCGCCGACCGCTCCGCGGCAGCTGTACGCCGAACTCGATCCCACCCCGCCGACCGAGCTCGCGGTGACCATGGTTCCGTATGCTCGATGGGCAAACCGCGGGTCCGGCGAGATGTCGGTCTGGTTCCCCGTGCTCCGGGATGTTCACAATCAGGAAGGGAACTGA
- a CDS encoding sugar-binding transcriptional regulator, producing MTTANHGTGAAMGRITLLVKAARMYHEEGILQPEIADRLNISQSRVSRLLKEAQRLGIVRTVVVAPPGVYAELEQQVRTTFGLQDVVIADAASDDDPGVLSALGPTAAAYIQETLRAGERIGISSRSASLLAMVEALAPITAGPAEVVVQTLGAVGNPAMRAQAPRLTDRLAQLTGGEPIYLPTPGVVTSRAVRDGLLADPYIADAVRAWQTLSVLITGIGSAQPSAQRPWGTALPAEDLDQLTDLNAVGDVCLNFFTADGLPVRGPISDRVIGIGADELRAIPRRIAVAGGSVKVPAIGAAARGGWINVLITDQFTARRLLED from the coding sequence ATGACCACCGCGAACCACGGGACCGGCGCTGCGATGGGGCGGATCACGCTGCTGGTCAAGGCCGCCCGGATGTATCACGAGGAAGGCATCCTGCAGCCCGAGATCGCCGACCGGCTGAACATCTCCCAGTCCCGGGTCTCCCGACTGTTGAAGGAAGCGCAGCGGCTCGGGATCGTCCGTACCGTGGTGGTCGCCCCGCCGGGCGTCTACGCCGAGCTCGAACAGCAGGTCAGGACCACATTCGGTCTGCAGGACGTGGTGATCGCCGATGCCGCATCCGACGACGATCCGGGGGTGCTGTCGGCTCTCGGCCCGACCGCGGCGGCCTACATCCAGGAGACGCTGCGGGCCGGCGAACGGATCGGCATCTCGTCACGGTCGGCGTCACTGTTGGCCATGGTCGAGGCACTCGCTCCGATCACGGCCGGACCGGCCGAGGTCGTTGTCCAGACCCTCGGCGCGGTCGGCAATCCGGCGATGCGCGCCCAGGCGCCACGGCTGACCGATCGCTTGGCGCAGTTGACCGGCGGCGAGCCGATCTATCTGCCGACACCCGGCGTGGTGACCAGCCGCGCTGTCCGCGACGGACTGCTGGCAGATCCGTACATCGCCGACGCGGTGCGGGCCTGGCAGACCCTGTCGGTGTTGATCACCGGTATCGGATCGGCGCAACCGTCGGCGCAACGTCCGTGGGGCACCGCGCTACCGGCAGAGGATCTCGACCAGCTCACCGACCTGAACGCTGTCGGCGACGTCTGCCTGAACTTCTTCACCGCCGACGGTCTCCCGGTCCGCGGTCCGATCTCGGACCGGGTGATCGGCATCGGGGCGGACGAACTGCGGGCCATCCCCCGCCGGATCGCGGTTGCCGGCGGATCGGTCAAAGTGCCGGCGATCGGCGCCGCGGCACGGGGTGGCTGGATCAATGTGTTGATCACCGACCAGTTCACCGCCCGCCGGCTGCTGGAGGACTGA
- a CDS encoding aspartate/glutamate racemase family protein, whose product MTRLAMLHTGAVVIEPFAALARQKLPEVEVQHLLDDKIVADLGNGVDHDQIATRLRSLGAAAVASGADRLLLTCSSISGFAGPLAAAIGIPVLRIDEAMADEAIRRGTRIGIVATLETTLRPTVALLAERAAATGREIVTTDVVVPGAFEAVASGDRTAHDQLVAAAITELSADNDVIVLAQASMASAADQVRTAVPVLSSPELGIDRVAGLVRGGGDRR is encoded by the coding sequence ATGACCAGGTTGGCCATGCTGCACACCGGCGCGGTCGTCATCGAACCGTTCGCCGCCTTGGCGAGACAGAAGCTGCCCGAGGTCGAAGTGCAACATCTGCTGGACGACAAGATCGTCGCCGATCTCGGTAACGGCGTCGACCATGATCAGATCGCCACCCGGCTCCGTTCGCTGGGTGCAGCAGCGGTGGCATCCGGCGCCGATCGGCTGCTGTTGACCTGTTCCTCGATCTCCGGATTCGCCGGCCCGCTCGCCGCCGCCATCGGGATCCCGGTGTTGCGGATCGATGAGGCGATGGCCGACGAGGCGATCCGTCGCGGCACCCGGATCGGCATCGTCGCCACCCTGGAGACCACGCTGCGGCCGACCGTCGCCCTGCTGGCCGAGCGGGCCGCCGCGACCGGCCGGGAGATCGTCACCACCGATGTCGTGGTGCCCGGCGCGTTCGAAGCGGTCGCTTCCGGAGACCGTACGGCTCATGATCAACTCGTGGCGGCGGCGATCACCGAACTGTCGGCCGACAACGACGTGATCGTGCTGGCCCAGGCGTCGATGGCCTCGGCAGCCGACCAGGTCCGCACGGCGGTTCCGGTGTTGAGCAGTCCGGAGCTCGGCATCGACCGGGTCGCCGGCCTGGTGCGCGGTGGCGGTGATCGCCGATGA
- a CDS encoding four-carbon acid sugar kinase family protein codes for MSNQGRPRFAFYGDDFTGSVDALLQFRRAGLSGLLLTSPDALAAATSERCGAVPDVIGLAGLARSLPTAELPDEVRPALRVLRDTGAAVVQYKACSTGDSSPTVGSLGRVLEIAREEFGELPIPVALAQPDFGRYTFFGHHFAADGDQVFRLDRQPTMRDHPITPATESDLRLQLAAQTRLPIGALPWTSYGDAGTVAATLRGDLPDGSDRGRPAAVIVDAFVDDHLDQVATAVLDGAAIDRSGQARFVLGSGGISGALGRAYRPADPLPELPTDCPPARRPMLVLSGSTSRRTREQIARSKWTVVDLFDPGVAERTATELTAGRDVIVSSTTDTDLSSAAADAVTDSDIPGALATVGERVLRSGDLAPDRMIICGGDTAGNVLRRLGVDAISILAQPWGNAVLCRATSRHQHLDGLELVLKGGQMGHPDLFTDVRSGNPQN; via the coding sequence ATGAGCAACCAGGGCCGGCCACGCTTCGCGTTCTACGGCGACGACTTCACCGGCTCGGTCGACGCCCTGCTGCAGTTCCGCCGGGCCGGGCTGTCCGGGTTGCTGCTGACCTCGCCGGATGCGCTGGCTGCGGCGACCTCTGAGCGCTGCGGCGCCGTCCCTGACGTGATCGGACTCGCCGGTCTGGCCCGCTCGCTGCCAACGGCGGAGTTGCCCGACGAGGTGCGCCCGGCGCTCCGAGTGCTGCGGGACACCGGTGCAGCGGTCGTGCAGTACAAGGCCTGCTCGACCGGCGACTCCTCGCCGACGGTCGGCAGCCTCGGACGCGTCCTGGAGATCGCCCGCGAGGAGTTCGGTGAGCTGCCGATCCCGGTCGCACTGGCGCAGCCGGATTTCGGCCGCTACACCTTCTTCGGCCACCACTTCGCCGCGGACGGGGACCAGGTGTTTCGGCTCGATCGACAACCCACGATGCGTGATCATCCGATCACCCCGGCGACCGAGTCCGATCTGCGGCTGCAGTTGGCAGCCCAGACCCGGCTACCGATCGGCGCCCTGCCCTGGACCAGTTACGGCGATGCCGGCACGGTCGCCGCAACACTGCGCGGGGATCTCCCCGACGGATCCGACCGGGGCCGGCCGGCTGCCGTGATCGTCGATGCCTTCGTCGATGATCATCTCGACCAGGTGGCCACCGCCGTCCTCGACGGCGCAGCGATCGACCGTTCCGGACAGGCCCGGTTCGTGCTCGGTTCCGGTGGGATCAGCGGAGCGCTCGGTCGCGCGTACCGACCCGCAGATCCGCTACCGGAGCTGCCCACCGACTGCCCGCCGGCCCGGCGACCGATGCTGGTGTTGAGCGGCAGCACGTCACGCCGGACCCGCGAACAGATCGCCCGTTCGAAGTGGACGGTCGTCGACCTGTTCGACCCCGGTGTCGCCGAACGTACGGCGACCGAGCTGACGGCCGGCCGCGACGTGATCGTCAGCTCGACGACGGACACCGACCTGTCGTCGGCTGCGGCAGATGCTGTCACCGACAGCGATATCCCCGGCGCACTGGCCACCGTCGGTGAACGAGTCCTGCGCAGCGGCGATCTCGCGCCGGACCGGATGATCATCTGCGGCGGTGACACCGCCGGTAACGTCCTGCGCCGTCTCGGCGTGGACGCGATCTCCATCCTTGCCCAACCCTGGGGTAACGCCGTGCTGTGCCGAGCTACCAGCAGGCACCAGCATTTGGACGGCCTGGAGTTGGTGCTCAAGGGCGGCCAGATGGGCCATCCCGACCTGTTCACCGATGTCCGCTCCGGAAACCCACAGAACTGA